From one Anabas testudineus chromosome 21, fAnaTes1.2, whole genome shotgun sequence genomic stretch:
- the ildr2 gene encoding immunoglobulin-like domain-containing receptor 2 isoform X2: MNFYLWAVLLGASVCVSDGVNVIVREKHRFAMLFQSVVLPCQYQTSSTQTPVVQWYYRSYCRDRTRESFTPLERLGMQTSELGSKSHLECADSSRTVRIVASAQGASMTLAEHYKGRDISIINKADLRIGTLQWGDSGVYFCKVIIANDVEGVDEGQLELLVLGRTGEKDDLLPEFDVEIMPEWAFVGSVVLGSILFLVLLGICWCQCCPHSCCCYVSCCCCPDTCCCPRHLYEAGKMAKSGQAAQVPMYPYYIPAVPTVSTVVPLPPSSHTDPKIVSVPSVENNLAGVRSGYRLKSSPDQDSMKVLYYIERELAQFPNAKMAALKPSSLSELSSLHEGPNTDFRHTYQKVQMKALPPIPDRNDRSGVRTALPTQSRRPRRDRENLSDDELDRRWNPPSEHLQRRTLSRRGRTGSLDELEEFARSYGSRSRRGEPPERMYERDYSPPRRFRRDEDDGWGRRSPSPLTQKRRDTWDSDRPSRRTHSREYDDTFLNSVLESKVRGRGGDRGAGRMDEDSDTPSKGSSRGQASDSYYSRSPSNRPEEDDPLPPYSEREAEMYRRLDPSTDRYRTAEPPRSERYRTTELAMRPFSYTRPHPGKSQTQQGVREDADRSRNLSTALSRDSLIV, translated from the exons tgtgtgtgagtgatggtGTGAATGTCATAGTGCGGGAGAAGCACCGGTTTGCGATGCTCTTCCAGTCTGTGGTCCTGCCATGTCAATACCAAACGTCCTCCACCCAGACCCCGGTGGTGCAGTGGTATTACAGGTCCTACTGTCGGGACCGCACACGAGAGTCCTTCACACCACTGGAGCGTCTTGGCATGCAGACGTCCGAGCTGGGATCCAAGTCCCACCTAGAGTGCGCCGACAGCAGCCGCACAGTTCGAATTGTGGCCTCAGCGCAGGGAGCCTCCATGACGCTGGCCGAGCACTACAAAGGCAGAGACATCTCCATCATAAACA AAGCAGACCTGAGGATCGGGACGCTGCAGTGGGGCGACAGCGGCGTGTACTTCTGTAAAGTCATTATTGCCAACGACGTGGAGGGGGTGGATGAGGGCCAGCTGGAGTTACTGGTGCTCG gcAGGACAGGTGAGAAGGACGATCTCCTACCTGAATTTGATGTGGAGATTATGCCAG AGTGGGCATTTGTGGGATCTGTAGTTCTTGGCAGTATCTTGTTCCTGGTGTTGTTGGGGATCTGTTGGTGCCAGTGTTGTCCTCACTCCTGCTGCTGCTatgtcagctgctgctgctgcccagaCACCTGCTGCTGCCCGAGACACT TATACGAGGCAGGGAAGATGGCAAAGAGTGGACAGGCTGCTCAGGTTCCTATGTACCCCTACTACATCCCTGCTGTGCCTACTGTTTCGACTGTGGTCCCTCTTCCCCCGTCTTCTCATACGGACCCAAAGATCGTCTCTGTCCCATCAGTGGAGAACAACTTAGCTGGAG TGCGCAGTGGGTATCGACTGAAATCCAGTCCAGACCAGGACTCAATGAAAGTTTTGTACTACATAGAGAGGGAGCTGGCTCAGTTTCCCAATGCCAAGATGGCTGCACTCAAAC CCAGTAGCCTATCAGAGCTGAGCTCTCTTCATGAGGGACCGAATACAGATTTCAGACACACCTATCAGAAGGTCCAGATGAAGGCGCTCCCGCCCATCCCAGATCGCAATGACCGGTCAGGGGTGAGAACAGCTTTACCTACACAGAGCCGACGGCCCAGACGGGACAGAGAAAACCTCTCAGACGATGAGCTGGACAGAAG GTGGAACCCCCCCTCAGAGCACCTGCAGAGAAGGACGCTGAGCAGGAGAGGACGCACTGGCTCACTGGATGAGCTGGAGGAGTTTGCTCGGTCTTATGGATCCCGCAGCCGGCGGGGTGAGCCTCCGGAGCGGATGTATGAGCGGGATTACAGCCCCCCAAGGCGTTTCCGCAGAGATGAAGATGACGGCTGGGGTCGTCGCAGCCCCTCACCTTTAACACAAAAGAGAAGGGACACGTGGGACAGTGACCGCCCCTCTCGGCGGACCCACAGTAGAGAATACGACGACACCTTCCTCAACAGCGTGCTGGAGAGCAAGGTGAGGGGTcggggaggagacagaggtgcTGGGAGGATGGATGAGGACAGTGACACTCCCTCCAAAGGCAGCTCCAGAGGACAGGCTAGTGATAGTTACTACAGCCGGTCGCCCAGCAACCGTCCAGAGGAGGACGACCCTTTGCCTCCGTACTCTGAGCGGGAGGCAGAGATGTACCGCAGGCTTGACCCGTCCACAGACCGGTACCGCACTGCAGAACCTCCCAGGTCAGAGAGATACAGGACCACTGAACTAGCCATGAGGCCTTTCTCGTACACCCGCCCCCATCCTGGAAAGTCCCAAACACAACAGGGGGTTAGGGAGGACGCAGACAGGAGCCGAAACCTG AGCACTGCACTGAGCAGGGACTCTCTCATAGTGTGA
- the ildr1b gene encoding immunoglobulin-like domain-containing receptor 1b: MGEMLLMALVLLHLPTELLSIHVIVPETERSTTLFGSVILRCDYSTSANAQDVLVTWRYKSFCKDPVLDYYSTGYQAALQLGRDPTNDCPDSQRIVRTVIQKRGTNEPTLGVDYRNRKITIQNKANLAITEVMWWDNGMYFCTIDAAGDTTGDSDQEVKLIVYNWLTVLFIILGALLLIILFCICCCQCCPQNCCCYVRCPCCPQTCCCPEKAVMQHRMLQEAKKAMVPWMNGQPIYAPISSNASSQGVPILHSGSYLDYPVKENLAMPPLQLSPTALQQQYLPPPPHHLNGSAHGTNHVLDYLENQVRGLDVGVPQMAPHILQNMPPMQQYAQAQPPPAPPAVPYTAGPPSMLSALDEIGVRGVERRVITLPPIIQHAPSFSSRRGPGGGDGTRGGPRVSSQSSGSTNRSGGGFPRDRGGSRNRDVSPPRRSILRDYSDDWESRRGRASHRGSSAERRGDGSRRARDDLMEELHSRATRRDWSSDEDDSSRRKGGKGRDESENPPSYSSIDIEPGNSYSRRNYNCHSDRSSRSPTSIVI, encoded by the exons ATGGGAGAAATGTTACTGATGGCGCTTGTTTTGCTTCACCTGCCAACAG AGCTGCTTTCCATCCACGTGATAGTTCCAGAGACGGAGAGGAGCACGACTCTGTTTGGCTCTGTGATTCTGCGCTGCGACTACTCAACTTCAGCAAACGCCCAGGATGTCCTGGTCACCTGGAGGTACAAGTCCTTCTGCAAAGACCCGGTGCTGGACTACTACTCCACAG GGTATCAAGCCGCTCTGCAGCTAGGTCGGGACCCCACCAATGACTGTCCTGACAGCCAGCGCATAGTCCGCACAGTGATTCAGAAGAGGGGCACCAATGAGCCCACACTGGGTGTAGACTACAGAAACCGCAAGATCACCATTCAAAACA AGGCTAACCTGGCCATCACTGAAGTCATGTGGTGGGATAACGGCATGTATTTCTGCACCATTGATGCTGCCGGTGACACGACAGGGGACTCGGATCAAGAAGTCAAACTCATCGTGTACA ACTGGCTGACGGTCTTGTTTATCATTCTCGGCGCCCTCCTGCTCATCATCCTCTTCTGCATATGTTGCTGTCAGTGCTGCCCGCAGAATTGCTGCTGCTACGTGCGCTGCCCATGTTGTCCACAGACATGCTGCTGCCCGGAAAAAG CTGTGATGCAGCACAGGATGCTGCAAGAGGCTAAAAAGGCTATGGTTCCCTGGATGAATGGCCAACCCATCTATGCTCCCATTAGCTCCAATGCCTCCTCTCAGGGTGTCCCCATTCTGCATTCAG GCTCGTACTTGGACTATCCTGTCAAAGAAAACTTGGCCATGCCTCCCCTGCAGCTGTCACCAACggccctgcagcagcagtatcTTCCTCCTCCGCCACACCATCTGAATGGCAGTGCACACGGCACCAACCACGTGTTGGACTACCTGGAGAACCAGGTTAGGGGGCTGGATGTGGGGGTACCTCAAATGGCTCCACATATACTCCAGAATATGCCCCCAATGCAGCAGTATGCACAGGCACAGccacctccagctcctccagcagtTCCCTACACTGCTGGCCCCCCAAGTATGTTGTCAGCTCTAGATGAGATTGGGGTGAGAGGGGTGGAGAGGAGAGTAATCACCCTGCCTCCTATCATCCAACATGCACCCAGCTTTTCCTCCCGCAGGGGGCCTGGAGGTGGAGATGGCACACGGGGTGGCCCCAGAGTGTCTAGCCAGTCCAGCGGGAGTACAAATCGCTCTGGAGGAGGCTTCCCCCGCGACAGGGGCGGGAGCAGAAACAGAGATGTTTCTCCGCCCAGGCGGAGTATTTTACGTGATTACAGTGATGACTGGGAGAGCAGGCGAGGAAGAGCATCACACAGAGGAAGCTCggctgagaggagaggagacggcTCCAGACGTGCGCGTGACGACCTGATGGAGGAGCTGCACAGCCGAGCAACTCGGAGGGACTGGAGCTCGGATGAAGACGACAGCAGCAGACGGAAAGGAGGCAAAGGGAGGGATGAGTCTGAGAATCCCCCCAGCTACTCCTCCATTGACATCGAGCCTGGGAACAGCTACAGTCGGAGGAACTACAACTGCCATTCT GATCGAAGCTCCCGTAGCCCGACCAGCATAGTGATCtga
- the ildr2 gene encoding immunoglobulin-like domain-containing receptor 2 isoform X4 has protein sequence MNFYLWAVLLGASVCVSDGVNVIVREKHRFAMLFQSVVLPCQYQTSSTQTPVVQWYYRSYCRDRTRESFTPLERLGMQTSELGSKSHLECADSSRTVRIVASAQGASMTLAEHYKGRDISIINKADLRIGTLQWGDSGVYFCKVIIANDVEGVDEGQLELLVLGRTGEKDDLLPEFDVEIMPEWAFVGSVVLGSILFLVLLGICWCQCCPHSCCCYVSCCCCPDTCCCPRHLYEAGKMAKSGQAAQVPMYPYYIPAVPTVSTVVPLPPSSHTDPKIVSVPSVENNLAGVSLPTASSLSELSSLHEGPNTDFRHTYQKVQMKALPPIPDRNDRSGVRTALPTQSRRPRRDRENLSDDELDRRWNPPSEHLQRRTLSRRGRTGSLDELEEFARSYGSRSRRGEPPERMYERDYSPPRRFRRDEDDGWGRRSPSPLTQKRRDTWDSDRPSRRTHSREYDDTFLNSVLESKVRGRGGDRGAGRMDEDSDTPSKGSSRGQASDSYYSRSPSNRPEEDDPLPPYSEREAEMYRRLDPSTDRYRTAEPPRSERYRTTELAMRPFSYTRPHPGKSQTQQGVREDADRSRNLSTALSRDSLIV, from the exons tgtgtgtgagtgatggtGTGAATGTCATAGTGCGGGAGAAGCACCGGTTTGCGATGCTCTTCCAGTCTGTGGTCCTGCCATGTCAATACCAAACGTCCTCCACCCAGACCCCGGTGGTGCAGTGGTATTACAGGTCCTACTGTCGGGACCGCACACGAGAGTCCTTCACACCACTGGAGCGTCTTGGCATGCAGACGTCCGAGCTGGGATCCAAGTCCCACCTAGAGTGCGCCGACAGCAGCCGCACAGTTCGAATTGTGGCCTCAGCGCAGGGAGCCTCCATGACGCTGGCCGAGCACTACAAAGGCAGAGACATCTCCATCATAAACA AAGCAGACCTGAGGATCGGGACGCTGCAGTGGGGCGACAGCGGCGTGTACTTCTGTAAAGTCATTATTGCCAACGACGTGGAGGGGGTGGATGAGGGCCAGCTGGAGTTACTGGTGCTCG gcAGGACAGGTGAGAAGGACGATCTCCTACCTGAATTTGATGTGGAGATTATGCCAG AGTGGGCATTTGTGGGATCTGTAGTTCTTGGCAGTATCTTGTTCCTGGTGTTGTTGGGGATCTGTTGGTGCCAGTGTTGTCCTCACTCCTGCTGCTGCTatgtcagctgctgctgctgcccagaCACCTGCTGCTGCCCGAGACACT TATACGAGGCAGGGAAGATGGCAAAGAGTGGACAGGCTGCTCAGGTTCCTATGTACCCCTACTACATCCCTGCTGTGCCTACTGTTTCGACTGTGGTCCCTCTTCCCCCGTCTTCTCATACGGACCCAAAGATCGTCTCTGTCCCATCAGTGGAGAACAACTTAGCTGGAG tttctctgCCAACAGCCAGTAGCCTATCAGAGCTGAGCTCTCTTCATGAGGGACCGAATACAGATTTCAGACACACCTATCAGAAGGTCCAGATGAAGGCGCTCCCGCCCATCCCAGATCGCAATGACCGGTCAGGGGTGAGAACAGCTTTACCTACACAGAGCCGACGGCCCAGACGGGACAGAGAAAACCTCTCAGACGATGAGCTGGACAGAAG GTGGAACCCCCCCTCAGAGCACCTGCAGAGAAGGACGCTGAGCAGGAGAGGACGCACTGGCTCACTGGATGAGCTGGAGGAGTTTGCTCGGTCTTATGGATCCCGCAGCCGGCGGGGTGAGCCTCCGGAGCGGATGTATGAGCGGGATTACAGCCCCCCAAGGCGTTTCCGCAGAGATGAAGATGACGGCTGGGGTCGTCGCAGCCCCTCACCTTTAACACAAAAGAGAAGGGACACGTGGGACAGTGACCGCCCCTCTCGGCGGACCCACAGTAGAGAATACGACGACACCTTCCTCAACAGCGTGCTGGAGAGCAAGGTGAGGGGTcggggaggagacagaggtgcTGGGAGGATGGATGAGGACAGTGACACTCCCTCCAAAGGCAGCTCCAGAGGACAGGCTAGTGATAGTTACTACAGCCGGTCGCCCAGCAACCGTCCAGAGGAGGACGACCCTTTGCCTCCGTACTCTGAGCGGGAGGCAGAGATGTACCGCAGGCTTGACCCGTCCACAGACCGGTACCGCACTGCAGAACCTCCCAGGTCAGAGAGATACAGGACCACTGAACTAGCCATGAGGCCTTTCTCGTACACCCGCCCCCATCCTGGAAAGTCCCAAACACAACAGGGGGTTAGGGAGGACGCAGACAGGAGCCGAAACCTG AGCACTGCACTGAGCAGGGACTCTCTCATAGTGTGA
- the ildr2 gene encoding immunoglobulin-like domain-containing receptor 2 isoform X1 codes for MNFYLWAVLLGASVCVSDGVNVIVREKHRFAMLFQSVVLPCQYQTSSTQTPVVQWYYRSYCRDRTRESFTPLERLGMQTSELGSKSHLECADSSRTVRIVASAQGASMTLAEHYKGRDISIINKADLRIGTLQWGDSGVYFCKVIIANDVEGVDEGQLELLVLGRTGEKDDLLPEFDVEIMPEWAFVGSVVLGSILFLVLLGICWCQCCPHSCCCYVSCCCCPDTCCCPRHLYEAGKMAKSGQAAQVPMYPYYIPAVPTVSTVVPLPPSSHTDPKIVSVPSVENNLAGVRSGYRLKSSPDQDSMKVLYYIERELAQFPNAKMAALKLSLPTASSLSELSSLHEGPNTDFRHTYQKVQMKALPPIPDRNDRSGVRTALPTQSRRPRRDRENLSDDELDRRWNPPSEHLQRRTLSRRGRTGSLDELEEFARSYGSRSRRGEPPERMYERDYSPPRRFRRDEDDGWGRRSPSPLTQKRRDTWDSDRPSRRTHSREYDDTFLNSVLESKVRGRGGDRGAGRMDEDSDTPSKGSSRGQASDSYYSRSPSNRPEEDDPLPPYSEREAEMYRRLDPSTDRYRTAEPPRSERYRTTELAMRPFSYTRPHPGKSQTQQGVREDADRSRNLSTALSRDSLIV; via the exons tgtgtgtgagtgatggtGTGAATGTCATAGTGCGGGAGAAGCACCGGTTTGCGATGCTCTTCCAGTCTGTGGTCCTGCCATGTCAATACCAAACGTCCTCCACCCAGACCCCGGTGGTGCAGTGGTATTACAGGTCCTACTGTCGGGACCGCACACGAGAGTCCTTCACACCACTGGAGCGTCTTGGCATGCAGACGTCCGAGCTGGGATCCAAGTCCCACCTAGAGTGCGCCGACAGCAGCCGCACAGTTCGAATTGTGGCCTCAGCGCAGGGAGCCTCCATGACGCTGGCCGAGCACTACAAAGGCAGAGACATCTCCATCATAAACA AAGCAGACCTGAGGATCGGGACGCTGCAGTGGGGCGACAGCGGCGTGTACTTCTGTAAAGTCATTATTGCCAACGACGTGGAGGGGGTGGATGAGGGCCAGCTGGAGTTACTGGTGCTCG gcAGGACAGGTGAGAAGGACGATCTCCTACCTGAATTTGATGTGGAGATTATGCCAG AGTGGGCATTTGTGGGATCTGTAGTTCTTGGCAGTATCTTGTTCCTGGTGTTGTTGGGGATCTGTTGGTGCCAGTGTTGTCCTCACTCCTGCTGCTGCTatgtcagctgctgctgctgcccagaCACCTGCTGCTGCCCGAGACACT TATACGAGGCAGGGAAGATGGCAAAGAGTGGACAGGCTGCTCAGGTTCCTATGTACCCCTACTACATCCCTGCTGTGCCTACTGTTTCGACTGTGGTCCCTCTTCCCCCGTCTTCTCATACGGACCCAAAGATCGTCTCTGTCCCATCAGTGGAGAACAACTTAGCTGGAG TGCGCAGTGGGTATCGACTGAAATCCAGTCCAGACCAGGACTCAATGAAAGTTTTGTACTACATAGAGAGGGAGCTGGCTCAGTTTCCCAATGCCAAGATGGCTGCACTCAAAC tttctctgCCAACAGCCAGTAGCCTATCAGAGCTGAGCTCTCTTCATGAGGGACCGAATACAGATTTCAGACACACCTATCAGAAGGTCCAGATGAAGGCGCTCCCGCCCATCCCAGATCGCAATGACCGGTCAGGGGTGAGAACAGCTTTACCTACACAGAGCCGACGGCCCAGACGGGACAGAGAAAACCTCTCAGACGATGAGCTGGACAGAAG GTGGAACCCCCCCTCAGAGCACCTGCAGAGAAGGACGCTGAGCAGGAGAGGACGCACTGGCTCACTGGATGAGCTGGAGGAGTTTGCTCGGTCTTATGGATCCCGCAGCCGGCGGGGTGAGCCTCCGGAGCGGATGTATGAGCGGGATTACAGCCCCCCAAGGCGTTTCCGCAGAGATGAAGATGACGGCTGGGGTCGTCGCAGCCCCTCACCTTTAACACAAAAGAGAAGGGACACGTGGGACAGTGACCGCCCCTCTCGGCGGACCCACAGTAGAGAATACGACGACACCTTCCTCAACAGCGTGCTGGAGAGCAAGGTGAGGGGTcggggaggagacagaggtgcTGGGAGGATGGATGAGGACAGTGACACTCCCTCCAAAGGCAGCTCCAGAGGACAGGCTAGTGATAGTTACTACAGCCGGTCGCCCAGCAACCGTCCAGAGGAGGACGACCCTTTGCCTCCGTACTCTGAGCGGGAGGCAGAGATGTACCGCAGGCTTGACCCGTCCACAGACCGGTACCGCACTGCAGAACCTCCCAGGTCAGAGAGATACAGGACCACTGAACTAGCCATGAGGCCTTTCTCGTACACCCGCCCCCATCCTGGAAAGTCCCAAACACAACAGGGGGTTAGGGAGGACGCAGACAGGAGCCGAAACCTG AGCACTGCACTGAGCAGGGACTCTCTCATAGTGTGA
- the ildr2 gene encoding immunoglobulin-like domain-containing receptor 2 isoform X3 codes for MNFYLWAVLLGASVCVSDGVNVIVREKHRFAMLFQSVVLPCQYQTSSTQTPVVQWYYRSYCRDRTRESFTPLERLGMQTSELGSKSHLECADSSRTVRIVASAQGASMTLAEHYKGRDISIINKADLRIGTLQWGDSGVYFCKVIIANDVEGVDEGQLELLVLEWAFVGSVVLGSILFLVLLGICWCQCCPHSCCCYVSCCCCPDTCCCPRHLYEAGKMAKSGQAAQVPMYPYYIPAVPTVSTVVPLPPSSHTDPKIVSVPSVENNLAGVRSGYRLKSSPDQDSMKVLYYIERELAQFPNAKMAALKLSLPTASSLSELSSLHEGPNTDFRHTYQKVQMKALPPIPDRNDRSGVRTALPTQSRRPRRDRENLSDDELDRRWNPPSEHLQRRTLSRRGRTGSLDELEEFARSYGSRSRRGEPPERMYERDYSPPRRFRRDEDDGWGRRSPSPLTQKRRDTWDSDRPSRRTHSREYDDTFLNSVLESKVRGRGGDRGAGRMDEDSDTPSKGSSRGQASDSYYSRSPSNRPEEDDPLPPYSEREAEMYRRLDPSTDRYRTAEPPRSERYRTTELAMRPFSYTRPHPGKSQTQQGVREDADRSRNLSTALSRDSLIV; via the exons tgtgtgtgagtgatggtGTGAATGTCATAGTGCGGGAGAAGCACCGGTTTGCGATGCTCTTCCAGTCTGTGGTCCTGCCATGTCAATACCAAACGTCCTCCACCCAGACCCCGGTGGTGCAGTGGTATTACAGGTCCTACTGTCGGGACCGCACACGAGAGTCCTTCACACCACTGGAGCGTCTTGGCATGCAGACGTCCGAGCTGGGATCCAAGTCCCACCTAGAGTGCGCCGACAGCAGCCGCACAGTTCGAATTGTGGCCTCAGCGCAGGGAGCCTCCATGACGCTGGCCGAGCACTACAAAGGCAGAGACATCTCCATCATAAACA AAGCAGACCTGAGGATCGGGACGCTGCAGTGGGGCGACAGCGGCGTGTACTTCTGTAAAGTCATTATTGCCAACGACGTGGAGGGGGTGGATGAGGGCCAGCTGGAGTTACTGGTGCTCG AGTGGGCATTTGTGGGATCTGTAGTTCTTGGCAGTATCTTGTTCCTGGTGTTGTTGGGGATCTGTTGGTGCCAGTGTTGTCCTCACTCCTGCTGCTGCTatgtcagctgctgctgctgcccagaCACCTGCTGCTGCCCGAGACACT TATACGAGGCAGGGAAGATGGCAAAGAGTGGACAGGCTGCTCAGGTTCCTATGTACCCCTACTACATCCCTGCTGTGCCTACTGTTTCGACTGTGGTCCCTCTTCCCCCGTCTTCTCATACGGACCCAAAGATCGTCTCTGTCCCATCAGTGGAGAACAACTTAGCTGGAG TGCGCAGTGGGTATCGACTGAAATCCAGTCCAGACCAGGACTCAATGAAAGTTTTGTACTACATAGAGAGGGAGCTGGCTCAGTTTCCCAATGCCAAGATGGCTGCACTCAAAC tttctctgCCAACAGCCAGTAGCCTATCAGAGCTGAGCTCTCTTCATGAGGGACCGAATACAGATTTCAGACACACCTATCAGAAGGTCCAGATGAAGGCGCTCCCGCCCATCCCAGATCGCAATGACCGGTCAGGGGTGAGAACAGCTTTACCTACACAGAGCCGACGGCCCAGACGGGACAGAGAAAACCTCTCAGACGATGAGCTGGACAGAAG GTGGAACCCCCCCTCAGAGCACCTGCAGAGAAGGACGCTGAGCAGGAGAGGACGCACTGGCTCACTGGATGAGCTGGAGGAGTTTGCTCGGTCTTATGGATCCCGCAGCCGGCGGGGTGAGCCTCCGGAGCGGATGTATGAGCGGGATTACAGCCCCCCAAGGCGTTTCCGCAGAGATGAAGATGACGGCTGGGGTCGTCGCAGCCCCTCACCTTTAACACAAAAGAGAAGGGACACGTGGGACAGTGACCGCCCCTCTCGGCGGACCCACAGTAGAGAATACGACGACACCTTCCTCAACAGCGTGCTGGAGAGCAAGGTGAGGGGTcggggaggagacagaggtgcTGGGAGGATGGATGAGGACAGTGACACTCCCTCCAAAGGCAGCTCCAGAGGACAGGCTAGTGATAGTTACTACAGCCGGTCGCCCAGCAACCGTCCAGAGGAGGACGACCCTTTGCCTCCGTACTCTGAGCGGGAGGCAGAGATGTACCGCAGGCTTGACCCGTCCACAGACCGGTACCGCACTGCAGAACCTCCCAGGTCAGAGAGATACAGGACCACTGAACTAGCCATGAGGCCTTTCTCGTACACCCGCCCCCATCCTGGAAAGTCCCAAACACAACAGGGGGTTAGGGAGGACGCAGACAGGAGCCGAAACCTG AGCACTGCACTGAGCAGGGACTCTCTCATAGTGTGA
- the ildr2 gene encoding immunoglobulin-like domain-containing receptor 2 isoform X5 has translation MNFYLWAVLLGASVCVSDGVNVIVREKHRFAMLFQSVVLPCQYQTSSTQTPVVQWYYRSYCRDRTRESFTPLERLGMQTSELGSKSHLECADSSRTVRIVASAQGASMTLAEHYKGRDISIINKADLRIGTLQWGDSGVYFCKVIIANDVEGVDEGQLELLVLGRTGEKDDLLPEFDVEIMPEWAFVGSVVLGSILFLVLLGICWCQCCPHSCCCYVSCCCCPDTCCCPRHLYEAGKMAKSGQAAQVPMYPYYIPAVPTVSTVVPLPPSSHTDPKIVSVPSVENNLAGASSLSELSSLHEGPNTDFRHTYQKVQMKALPPIPDRNDRSGVRTALPTQSRRPRRDRENLSDDELDRRWNPPSEHLQRRTLSRRGRTGSLDELEEFARSYGSRSRRGEPPERMYERDYSPPRRFRRDEDDGWGRRSPSPLTQKRRDTWDSDRPSRRTHSREYDDTFLNSVLESKVRGRGGDRGAGRMDEDSDTPSKGSSRGQASDSYYSRSPSNRPEEDDPLPPYSEREAEMYRRLDPSTDRYRTAEPPRSERYRTTELAMRPFSYTRPHPGKSQTQQGVREDADRSRNLSTALSRDSLIV, from the exons tgtgtgtgagtgatggtGTGAATGTCATAGTGCGGGAGAAGCACCGGTTTGCGATGCTCTTCCAGTCTGTGGTCCTGCCATGTCAATACCAAACGTCCTCCACCCAGACCCCGGTGGTGCAGTGGTATTACAGGTCCTACTGTCGGGACCGCACACGAGAGTCCTTCACACCACTGGAGCGTCTTGGCATGCAGACGTCCGAGCTGGGATCCAAGTCCCACCTAGAGTGCGCCGACAGCAGCCGCACAGTTCGAATTGTGGCCTCAGCGCAGGGAGCCTCCATGACGCTGGCCGAGCACTACAAAGGCAGAGACATCTCCATCATAAACA AAGCAGACCTGAGGATCGGGACGCTGCAGTGGGGCGACAGCGGCGTGTACTTCTGTAAAGTCATTATTGCCAACGACGTGGAGGGGGTGGATGAGGGCCAGCTGGAGTTACTGGTGCTCG gcAGGACAGGTGAGAAGGACGATCTCCTACCTGAATTTGATGTGGAGATTATGCCAG AGTGGGCATTTGTGGGATCTGTAGTTCTTGGCAGTATCTTGTTCCTGGTGTTGTTGGGGATCTGTTGGTGCCAGTGTTGTCCTCACTCCTGCTGCTGCTatgtcagctgctgctgctgcccagaCACCTGCTGCTGCCCGAGACACT TATACGAGGCAGGGAAGATGGCAAAGAGTGGACAGGCTGCTCAGGTTCCTATGTACCCCTACTACATCCCTGCTGTGCCTACTGTTTCGACTGTGGTCCCTCTTCCCCCGTCTTCTCATACGGACCCAAAGATCGTCTCTGTCCCATCAGTGGAGAACAACTTAGCTGGAG CCAGTAGCCTATCAGAGCTGAGCTCTCTTCATGAGGGACCGAATACAGATTTCAGACACACCTATCAGAAGGTCCAGATGAAGGCGCTCCCGCCCATCCCAGATCGCAATGACCGGTCAGGGGTGAGAACAGCTTTACCTACACAGAGCCGACGGCCCAGACGGGACAGAGAAAACCTCTCAGACGATGAGCTGGACAGAAG GTGGAACCCCCCCTCAGAGCACCTGCAGAGAAGGACGCTGAGCAGGAGAGGACGCACTGGCTCACTGGATGAGCTGGAGGAGTTTGCTCGGTCTTATGGATCCCGCAGCCGGCGGGGTGAGCCTCCGGAGCGGATGTATGAGCGGGATTACAGCCCCCCAAGGCGTTTCCGCAGAGATGAAGATGACGGCTGGGGTCGTCGCAGCCCCTCACCTTTAACACAAAAGAGAAGGGACACGTGGGACAGTGACCGCCCCTCTCGGCGGACCCACAGTAGAGAATACGACGACACCTTCCTCAACAGCGTGCTGGAGAGCAAGGTGAGGGGTcggggaggagacagaggtgcTGGGAGGATGGATGAGGACAGTGACACTCCCTCCAAAGGCAGCTCCAGAGGACAGGCTAGTGATAGTTACTACAGCCGGTCGCCCAGCAACCGTCCAGAGGAGGACGACCCTTTGCCTCCGTACTCTGAGCGGGAGGCAGAGATGTACCGCAGGCTTGACCCGTCCACAGACCGGTACCGCACTGCAGAACCTCCCAGGTCAGAGAGATACAGGACCACTGAACTAGCCATGAGGCCTTTCTCGTACACCCGCCCCCATCCTGGAAAGTCCCAAACACAACAGGGGGTTAGGGAGGACGCAGACAGGAGCCGAAACCTG AGCACTGCACTGAGCAGGGACTCTCTCATAGTGTGA